In Agromyces sp. G08B096, a genomic segment contains:
- the coaD gene encoding pantetheine-phosphate adenylyltransferase, giving the protein MQRIAVVPGSFDPVTRGHLDVIERAAGLYDELHVVVVHNPDKQALLPIAQRVALIEQSIADAGIAGRIVVASWSMGLLVDYCTDVGATVLVKGIRSQVDVAYETPMAIVNRHLAGVETVFLLPDPANAHVSSSLVRQVAALGGDVAPYVPVAVADYLAGAMTP; this is encoded by the coding sequence ATGCAGCGGATCGCCGTCGTCCCCGGCTCGTTCGACCCCGTCACCCGGGGCCATCTCGATGTGATCGAGCGTGCCGCCGGTCTCTACGACGAGCTCCACGTCGTCGTCGTGCACAACCCCGACAAGCAGGCCCTGCTACCCATCGCGCAGCGCGTGGCGCTCATCGAGCAGTCGATCGCCGATGCGGGCATCGCGGGCCGCATCGTCGTCGCGTCCTGGAGCATGGGGCTCCTCGTCGACTACTGCACCGACGTCGGCGCCACGGTGCTCGTGAAGGGCATCCGGTCGCAGGTCGACGTCGCGTACGAGACGCCCATGGCGATCGTGAACCGGCACCTCGCGGGCGTCGAAACCGTCTTCCTCCTGCCCGACCCGGCGAACGCGCACGTCTCCAGCTCGCTCGTCCGGCAGGTCGCCGCACTCGGCGGCGACGTCGCCCCCTACGTCCCGGTCGCCGTGGCCGACTACCTCGCGGGGGCGATGACGCCGTGA
- a CDS encoding AAA family ATPase has translation MPIDDVGARAARIVQNVETVISGKREAVTSALTVLLAEGHLLIEDVPGVGKTMLAKALARSVDCTVSRIQFTPDLLPSDVTGVSVFDQASRRFEFKPGPVFANLVIGDEINRASPKTQSALLECMEEKQVTADGETYRLEDPFTVVATQNPVEMEGTYPLPEAQRDRFMARISMGYPAAGDELSMLSTRETSSPLDAIGAVVTLDELREMIRAVHRVFTSQPVKEYAVELARATRGDRQLRLGASPRATLQLVRAAKAHAAMHGRDFVLPDDIDALAAPVLGHRLVPTSRALGAHDRDSGPLVDAIVRRIVADTAVPVGSTRRE, from the coding sequence ATGCCGATCGACGACGTCGGCGCGCGCGCGGCCCGCATCGTGCAGAACGTCGAGACGGTCATCAGCGGCAAGCGCGAGGCCGTCACCTCGGCGCTCACCGTGCTCCTCGCCGAAGGCCACCTGCTCATCGAAGACGTGCCGGGCGTCGGCAAGACGATGCTCGCGAAGGCGCTCGCGCGGTCGGTCGACTGCACGGTGAGCCGCATCCAGTTCACGCCCGACCTGCTGCCGAGCGACGTGACGGGCGTCTCGGTGTTCGACCAGGCGAGCCGCCGGTTCGAGTTCAAGCCGGGCCCCGTGTTCGCGAACCTCGTCATCGGCGACGAGATCAACCGGGCGAGCCCGAAGACCCAGTCGGCCCTCCTCGAATGCATGGAGGAGAAGCAGGTCACGGCCGACGGCGAGACCTACCGGCTGGAGGACCCGTTCACCGTCGTGGCGACGCAGAACCCGGTCGAGATGGAGGGCACCTACCCGCTGCCCGAGGCGCAGCGCGACCGGTTCATGGCGCGCATCTCGATGGGCTATCCCGCGGCCGGCGATGAGCTGTCGATGCTCTCGACGCGCGAGACGTCGAGCCCGCTCGACGCGATCGGCGCCGTCGTCACGCTCGACGAGCTCCGCGAGATGATCCGTGCGGTGCACCGGGTGTTCACGTCGCAGCCGGTGAAGGAGTACGCGGTCGAGCTGGCCCGAGCCACGCGCGGCGACCGGCAGCTTCGTCTCGGCGCGAGCCCCCGGGCGACGCTGCAGCTGGTCCGCGCCGCGAAGGCGCACGCGGCCATGCACGGCCGCGACTTCGTGCTGCCCGACGACATCGACGCGCTCGCGGCGCCGGTGCTCGGCCACCGCCTCGTGCCGACGAGCCGGGCGCTCGGCGCGCACGACCGCGACAGCGGGCCTCTCGTCGACGCGATCGTGCGCCGCATCGTCGCCGACACCGCCGTCCCGGTCGGCAGTACGCGGAGGGAATGA